In Setaria italica strain Yugu1 chromosome IX, Setaria_italica_v2.0, whole genome shotgun sequence, the genomic stretch AGGAGGCCGTTGAGTAGCTCGAATCCTTCGTCGGACAGCTTCGTCTCGGGGTACTTGCAGCGTAGGATGTTGGACTTGTGCCGCTGCTGGTCCAGCTCCGTCATCTCGTTGGCGAACGGCGTGGACGAGAACCACGgccatgccatgtcatctggCACGCCGAGCACGCCGACGATCGCGCAGAGCTGGTCTTCAGAGTCTTCGCCCTGGAACGGAGCCCTCCCGGTGATGAGCTCCCCCATGACGCAGCCGAGCGACCAGATGTCGACGAGCGCGTCGTAGTCGGGCTTCTCCAGCAGCATCTCGGGCGCCATGTACCAGAGCGTGCCGGCCTGCGTGTACGGCGGCCGCTCCGCCATGTGCACGGCGAGCCCGAAGTCGCAGAACCTGAGGACGCGGTCGTCGCCGACAAGGATGTTCTCGGGCTTGATGTCGCGGTGGATGATGTGGGCGTCGTGCATCCTCTTGGCGCCGTTCAGCAGCTGCCACATGGCGGCGCGCACCGTGGCCTCGGGCAGCGGCGGGCTCCCGGCGCGGTCGCGCTGGCGCAGGGCGTCGCGGAGGCTCGCGCCGCCGCACTCCATGACGAGGCAGAGCTCCGCGGTGTCCGGGTCGCGGGCCAGGCCGCGGGAGCCGACGACGAAGGGGTTTCCGGCGCAGGCCTCGAGGAAGAGCGCCTCCCGCAGCAGCgccgcggggccggcggcggcgggctcgctGGTGAGGAACTTCATGGCCACGGCGCCACCGGTGGCGCGGTGGCGCCCCTTGATGACGGCGCCGAAGGCCCCCTGGCCGAGGCAGCAGGTCTCCTCGTAGTCGTCGGTGGTGCCCATGGCGACGCGCGTCCTCTTGCGGGTCGGCTGCGCGGCGGCCTggtggcgaggagcggcggcggcggcggcggcttctacgcaggcggcggccatcgcgaggagaggggagggaggcggcgagctgatcgcgggaggaggaggggggaggctGCGGAATGCCGGTGGCGATGCGAATCATGGGCGGCGCAAGGGGACTTATGTACGGCGGAGCGAGTCCGACTCCGATTGGCGACGATGGTTTTGGTTGGAACGAGGAAGTCGACTGCAAGTCGGTGGCCGCACGGCGCGTGATGGATCCGGATGCACGACGCGTACATGCCAAGCTATTACTGTCTACTGTGCACTACACAGGCCGATGCCTTGCTCGTAACCCATCCCTGACCCTGATCCGTCTGTGTTTCGAGTTCTTGCCTGACGAATTCCGTCACGGCGCGTGCCACGAGAGCATGTTTTCCCGGCTGGTCCGGAAAGTGCTTACCTGGCATGGTCTGCTTTCTttctgcgtatctttgtatttcAGACATTCAATTCAGTTTGCATTTGCAACCATGTGCTTTCTGATATTTTAACGAGTAAACCTGCTGAGAAAAGAACAGAAGAGACAGCAATGCTCAGATTTATGAATTCAAGTCGATCAACAACAGGTTCATTTAGTTTAAACTTTGTCTGCAAGAGCTTTCACTTCCAATGTGTCATGCACATCATATACTGATAGGAACACAAGCAAAATGGAGGCCTATGTCATGAACTTCAGCTTTTTAATCAAATTACAGATCTACTTGCGGTTCCCTCCACATTTTTCTCATCTGGCTTGGGACCGGCAAATGCAGTGTTAAACTGCAAATTGAGTTCAAAACAGCAAGATAAGAAACCCAACCAGTCACACTACATTCTATATCCTTTCTTCAGTGCAACTTCTGAGCAATATAATCAGGTATACCAGCTGTTAAATATGCCTATGTTCCAGAAGTGAAATTGAACAAGTTAATTGCCCACAAGCGTATAATCGATGGACGGGTAGTCGGAGAGCTGCTCAACGATGTGGCCGTACTTGGTCATCCACCAGTCGTAGTACTCGAGCATGACGAAGACCACCTTCTTGTTGTGTCGCGTGGTGATGTAGAGAGGGGTACATGTGCTAACGTGACCAGTTTTGAAGTATTCGGGAGTTTATTATTAGGGATCTGTTGTGGGATAACATGATTTTGGGACAAAAAACTTTTAGTAAAGCCTCCAATAGATAGTTTTGGAGGAGATTTTTTTGGTAGACTCTTGGAGttgagcaactccaaaagctccCTTAAAATTACCCCAAAATCTTATTTTGGGGGGAAAAACTCACCTCCAACGGCTCCCCAATACTTCCCGTAAAAATGCGCGGATGCGAAAAACGCCTCTGTCACCCCGCATATATGCGGGAGACCGATGCTTCCCCGATccatcgttttttttttttgctcttcTTTCCATCTTCCCGTCGCGCAGCACCCTAACACCGACAGATTCCTCCTCTCCCGGCAGCAGCGCATCTCTTCCTCACGTagccgcaaccgccgccgcgacTGTCCCCATCGCCAATGGCCACACAGATCAACCCGAAGCTACCGTGCCCCGCACATGGAAGCGCCTCGCAGCTGGGAATCACGGGTTTGCCActcgccatggccaccgccaCTCTGAGCTCATGCGCCGGCCAAATGCGTCGAGCTCCAGCCGTCTCCGTCCAATAGCCGCCACCCACCACACCCCGACCTCCTGTCTAACCTCCTCAACCTCTCCTCTACGAGCGTCCGTGGCCGGAGGGCCAAGGATTTCAAATCCCGCGGTTGCCCGTggtcctcccgccgccgccaagacCTCACCATCAACGGCACCCCTCCAGCCATCATCTTCACTAGCTGACCCCACAAACCGAACGCTGGTAATCCCCTCCACCCCAagctcgcctcctccgcccgtaCTCCACACCGCCGCTCCGCCGGAACGCGGCCTTGCCGCCGTGGCTACGCAGAGCGCCGCCCCGCTCGCCACCAGCCGCCTATGGCCTGATTCCCACGACCACAACAAACTCCGTAGACGCGCCTTGTCTCACTGATGCTCACGATGATGCCTTAGCGACGCGGAACCTGACGCCCTCCACGGCGCGCACCAGCTCGACCTCATTCTCGATCGCGCGTGACCTGTTCTAGGAGACGATCACGAGTCGTGGCTTGTCACCCTCGGCTGTCTTGGTGCGCTGGCTCCTCTTGCCGCTGTGGAGTTGTTGTTTCCTCAGtactgtcgccgccgccgccgccgcagcagcttccttctcctcttcctcaaTGATTGTTTGGATGCAGCCACGGTGAGCGTCGTTGAGCATCTGGTGGAAATCCTAGATTGTCTGGTTGGCTGGTATCCGCGTGGCATCGATGGCGAGCTCATCATGGATGCGCAAACCAATGACGGCCTCCAAGAAGCAGTGCGTGCGGCAGTCGTTGGCGAAATCGATGGGCGGTTAGTCGGAGAGCTGCTCAACGATGTGGCCATACTTGGTCATCCACCAATCGTGGTACTCAAGCATGACGAAGACCACCTTCTTGTCGTAGTGTCGCGTGGTGATGTAGAAAGGGGTCCATGTGCTGATGTGGCTAGTTTTGAAGTATCGGGGAGTTTATTATTGGGGAGTTTATTATTGGGGATCTGTTGTGGGATGATATGATTTTGGGAGAAAAAAATTTTAATTGAGCTCCCAATAGGTAGTTTTGTGGGAGATTTTTTGGTAGACTCTTGAAATTGCTGACCTCTCTTTGCAAAGTTTCCAAGAACCGGAGCTAGTGCCATTATTGTATGCAGGTTCAACAAGCCTGGAGCCCTGGGCAGCAtttttttctttagaaaaagtcTAAATTACTCCATTCAAGTATAGTAAAAATTCAAATAACCCTCGAAATTACCTTTTTGTTTAATTAcccctaaactatgctatttggttcaaATAAtgtaatttatcttttttcctccatacataagttgaattttaatttaatATTTTGCATGATGGCAGTGGACATCataatttatattaatataaatatttatgaaattttcattattatttttatataattttttatctaAAGATGAATTCATCATTAAATATCGTACGCtattaaaataataataataaatttatAATATAGTTTTCTAACATGTCTTATGATGTCtgctatcatcttgcaaaatttgaacttagaACTCCACTTgtgcataaagaaaaaaaaataaattgtatCGAGGGGTAAATTGATCTAAATGGTATAGTTTAGGAGTAAACTGAATAAAGTTGAGAGAAgtaatttgtattttttttttagcaTGCCCTGGACAGCAACCTAATTCGGTGCTCTTGCATGCTGCGGCTAATGATGTCTAGCCTAGCCGTCGGAAATTAAACTTGTTTTATATATGTCACCCCTTTTCTTAATCTTCATAATGAAATCGATTGTCGTATTTCATTGTTACTGCAATGGAATCAGTGGGCTGGCCATACATATTTCATTGTCGTCGTGCTAGGGAATTATTTGAAAGGGAATATGGTGTGCCCTTCGGTTGGAGGCTCCGGCACAGAGACCTCTCGATCGACACCAGCTCGGTCACGTCACATGGCGCAGCATCAGCTCTGGCCTCTTGGAGTGGTCGCGGTCGCGGTTGCCTCTTCAGGCACGTAGCGTAGCACCACGATCCTCCTTGCCTCTGCTAGCAATTCTGCTGCACAAAATGCAGTGGCGCAGCCGCAGCAGATCATCGCCATTGCTTGCACATTTCGGCCTAGAATCTAGAGATGGCGAATTAAAGGCAACACGACTATTGGGCTTGGTGTGCTATATATGTGTTCAAATAAACTTTGATCAGTTTGGTGATATTTGGTTGAAGAAGAGGGAAGTGGTTTTCCGTACAACTACTGAACTACTATGGCCTGTGCTTTGGGTCTTCGATCTCTATCTAACTTTATGCTGCCATTAACTCAGGCCTCGTTTTACCATTGAccacaacatttttttttgggtcAGCATGcaaacatttttcttcttcttttcgtGTTCAAAACATCTGCTTCAAACCATGCATCGGGTTTCACGCGATAAAATAGAAGAACCATGGCATCCGATATCAGATGAACAACAAATTAAAGCTGAGCAGCGGCACAGAATATCATCACAATCACATTCACATCCAGAGTTCTAGACAAGAGCTAAGACAAACAAGCACAGAGCAAGCGATGATCATCCATCACGACCAGGTGAAGAGCACATCCACATCGCAACACCTCGTTCAACC encodes the following:
- the LOC101763931 gene encoding putative cyclin-dependent kinase F-2; the protein is MLEYYDWWMTKYGHIVEQLSDYPSIDYTLFNTAFAGPKPDEKNVEGTASRSAAAQPTRKRTRVAMGTTDDYEETCCLGQGAFGAVIKGRHRATGGAVAMKFLTSEPAAAGPAALLREALFLEACAGNPFVVGSRGLARDPDTAELCLVMECGGASLRDALRQRDRAGSPPLPEATVRAAMWQLLNGAKRMHDAHIIHRDIKPENILVGDDRVLRFCDFGLAVHMAERPPYTQAGTLWYMAPEMLLEKPDYDALVDIWSLGCVMGELITGRAPFQGEDSEDQLCAIVGVLGVPDDMAWPWFSSTPFANEMTELDQQRHKSNILRCKYPETKLSDEGFELLNGLLTCNPDKRLTAAAALKHPWFSKMDVLDLPKDELVSPSPKRPRCA